A genomic region of Rhodothermales bacterium contains the following coding sequences:
- a CDS encoding FAD-dependent oxidoreductase, whose translation MSRSSHCIVVGAGVFGVTSALELRSRGHAVTLIDPGPLPHPLAASTDISKVVRMEYGPQEQYMAMVEQAIPGFERWNDELGEVLYHGDGVTMFTLHPMQPGGYEFESLRMLARRGHHAERLQGRAIQDRFPAWSENYVDGFSHDIGGYVESGRLIAALVAKARESGVVLLEDRATRVAGGSVSLASGRQLQSDHVVVCAGTWTHRLVPELAPYMRSTGHPVFHLRTDDPGPFSVPHFRTFMADVSRTGWYGFPYNPREGVIKVANHGVGKLVDPEHGERVVYESDHENLRTFLALAFPDLLDAEVVYTRRCLYCDTLDEHLWIDRHPEQPGLTVAAGGSGHGMKFAPVLGPLIADCVEGVANPWLDLFRWRHLEPDTPGEEAARRH comes from the coding sequence ATGAGCAGGAGCTCCCATTGCATCGTTGTCGGCGCCGGCGTGTTTGGCGTGACCAGCGCCCTGGAACTCCGCAGTCGGGGGCACGCGGTGACGCTCATCGATCCGGGGCCCCTGCCCCATCCCCTGGCTGCGTCGACAGACATCAGCAAGGTCGTGCGCATGGAATACGGGCCGCAGGAGCAGTACATGGCCATGGTCGAGCAGGCCATCCCGGGTTTCGAGCGCTGGAACGACGAACTCGGAGAAGTGCTGTACCACGGAGACGGCGTGACCATGTTCACGCTGCATCCCATGCAGCCGGGAGGGTACGAATTCGAGAGCCTGCGCATGCTCGCGCGACGGGGACACCACGCGGAGCGCCTGCAGGGCAGGGCCATCCAGGATCGGTTTCCGGCGTGGTCCGAGAACTATGTGGATGGATTCAGTCACGACATCGGTGGGTATGTCGAAAGCGGGCGCCTTATCGCAGCGCTTGTGGCGAAGGCGCGGGAATCGGGCGTCGTCCTGCTTGAGGACCGGGCTACGCGAGTCGCCGGCGGATCCGTGTCGCTCGCGTCCGGCCGGCAGCTCCAAAGTGACCACGTGGTCGTTTGCGCTGGTACGTGGACGCACCGGCTTGTGCCCGAGCTCGCGCCCTATATGCGTTCCACCGGACACCCTGTGTTTCATCTCCGCACCGACGACCCCGGCCCATTCTCGGTGCCGCACTTCCGCACGTTCATGGCGGACGTGTCTCGCACAGGCTGGTACGGGTTCCCCTACAACCCGCGCGAAGGGGTGATCAAGGTGGCCAACCACGGTGTCGGCAAGCTCGTAGATCCGGAGCATGGCGAACGCGTGGTTTACGAGTCCGATCACGAAAACCTGCGCACGTTCCTGGCCCTGGCGTTCCCCGATCTCCTGGATGCGGAAGTCGTCTACACCCGGCGCTGCCTCTACTGCGATACGCTGGACGAACACCTGTGGATAGACCGGCATCCCGAGCAGCCGGGCCTGACGGTCGCGGCGGGAGGCAGTGGCCACGGCATGAAGTTCGCCCCTGTGCTCGGTCCGTTAATCGCCGACTGCGTCGAGGGCGTCGCGAATCCATGGCTCGACCTGTTCCGGTGGCGCCACCTGGAGCCGGATACCCCTGGCGAGGAGGCAGCCAGACGCCACTAG
- a CDS encoding response regulator, which produces MIRVLIADDEPLARQLLRTVITAESDMEVVGEATDGAQACELAVSLRPDVAILDIQMPGPSGLEVARRMETVPVVVFATAYDAHAVAAFELQALDYLLKPFSRKRFRQTADRIRQALTERQDPMRREQAVRDHPERLVVRHRGRLVPVDVQGISRVRACDDYAELHTDSGVYLAGVRMKHLEERLAGFVRIHRSHLVNLEHMAALRPLEGGRAELQMRDGVVLPVSRRGRSLLRRLLGR; this is translated from the coding sequence ATGATCCGGGTGCTCATCGCCGATGACGAGCCGCTGGCGCGACAGCTATTGCGAACCGTGATAACGGCTGAGTCCGACATGGAAGTCGTCGGGGAAGCGACGGACGGCGCACAGGCCTGTGAGTTGGCTGTATCACTGCGCCCGGACGTCGCCATTCTCGACATTCAGATGCCCGGGCCGTCCGGCCTCGAGGTGGCCCGTCGCATGGAAACGGTGCCGGTGGTTGTCTTTGCGACTGCGTATGACGCCCATGCTGTTGCTGCCTTCGAACTCCAGGCTCTCGATTATCTGCTGAAGCCTTTCAGCCGCAAGCGATTTCGGCAGACGGCCGACCGCATCCGACAAGCGTTGACAGAACGGCAGGACCCGATGCGTCGGGAGCAGGCCGTCCGGGATCACCCCGAGCGCCTGGTCGTGAGGCATCGCGGACGACTGGTACCGGTGGATGTGCAGGGCATCTCGCGGGTCCGGGCGTGTGATGACTACGCCGAGTTGCACACCGACTCTGGCGTCTATCTGGCCGGCGTGCGCATGAAGCATCTTGAAGAGCGACTTGCCGGCTTCGTGCGGATCCATCGGTCGCACCTAGTCAATCTGGAGCACATGGCTGCCCTGCGGCCGCTGGAAGGGGGGCGTGCGGAGCTTCAGATGCGCGATGGGGTGGTGCTTCCTGTCAGCAGGAGGGGGCGATCACTGCTTCGGCGACTGCTTGGCAGGTGA
- a CDS encoding histidine kinase, which yields MAVGSTPTAARDSDMQQAERSHRVGRQLGAVLLGWLVFFVLWSLFILGYTEGNAEAAVTAGAEATFLSAAGGWAVWHLTGRFPWPSGRLAGFLGLHGLFAVLFSLLWTALGPLTWAVLHGEPIAQIDWAIPVNSWRLLMGFWLYVILAGLSYAVRNQRRLRDQEQRAAKAAREAAEARLDALRGQLQPHFLFNALHAVTALVHANADAAEEALERLGQLLRYAIRDRGDEFVRLEEEWSFTLDYLALQRVRFGEGLVVDASCADEAAARRVPAFVLQPLVENAVRHGVEARGGRGHITMAALLDEDRALLLEVRDDGPGFGDESSGGSGLATLAERLRALYGAGAAVKWHSDAGGAVVRVRIAEQT from the coding sequence ATGGCTGTTGGTTCGACGCCGACTGCGGCGCGAGATTCCGACATGCAGCAGGCTGAACGATCACACCGCGTCGGGCGCCAACTGGGCGCCGTGCTCCTCGGCTGGCTCGTCTTTTTCGTGCTGTGGAGCCTGTTCATTCTGGGCTACACGGAAGGCAACGCGGAGGCCGCCGTCACGGCCGGTGCGGAGGCTACGTTTCTCTCAGCCGCAGGGGGTTGGGCCGTTTGGCACCTTACCGGACGGTTTCCGTGGCCCTCCGGCCGACTTGCAGGTTTTCTGGGCCTGCACGGGCTCTTCGCGGTGCTGTTTTCCCTGCTGTGGACGGCGCTGGGGCCGCTGACCTGGGCCGTCCTGCATGGGGAGCCCATCGCCCAGATAGACTGGGCCATCCCCGTGAACAGCTGGCGCTTGCTCATGGGTTTCTGGCTGTACGTGATCCTTGCAGGACTGTCCTATGCCGTGCGGAATCAGCGTCGTTTGCGCGACCAGGAGCAGCGTGCGGCGAAGGCTGCCCGGGAAGCGGCAGAGGCTCGGCTGGATGCCCTGCGAGGTCAGTTGCAGCCCCATTTTCTGTTCAATGCCCTGCACGCCGTCACCGCGCTGGTGCATGCGAACGCCGATGCCGCGGAGGAGGCGCTGGAACGGCTGGGCCAGCTGCTGCGGTATGCCATCCGAGACCGCGGCGACGAATTTGTGCGCCTCGAGGAGGAATGGTCTTTCACCCTCGACTACCTCGCCCTGCAGAGAGTGCGTTTCGGTGAAGGCCTGGTGGTCGATGCCAGCTGTGCCGATGAGGCCGCCGCTCGTCGCGTGCCGGCGTTCGTGCTGCAGCCGCTGGTGGAGAACGCGGTGCGCCACGGAGTTGAGGCGCGTGGCGGTCGGGGACACATCACCATGGCGGCGTTGCTGGACGAGGACCGTGCGTTGCTTCTGGAGGTGCGTGACGATGGGCCTGGATTCGGCGACGAATCCTCCGGTGGGTCCGGTCTGGCGACGCTGGCGGAGCGGCTGCGAGCCCTGTATGGCGCCGGCGCCGCTGTCAAGTGGCACTCCGATGCCGGCGGGGCGGTAGTCCGGGTCCGAATTGCGGAGCAGACATGA
- a CDS encoding SMP-30/gluconolactonase/LRE family protein, with translation MKHLLLAALIGASLAPANAQVARVVTLADSLVGGVGGIAVDRLGNVYSADFMDTVWRIRPDGRTDRFATGLYGPSGNFFDPQGNLLQSNFFGNYISKIARDGSHEVWVENGLNGPVGLTLAADGTTYVCNCSSNSIARVTEDRVAKEFAAGDLFRCPNGITTTPDGDIWVVNFSDGNVIRISEDGEARVHATVPGSGNGHITFARGALYVTAFQSHRIYRVSLEGEVDLVAGSANPGEVDGPPEQARFIFPNGIAVAPSGDRMFVNDYINRSPPTLDIPPVPLANVRLIKLANLAETMAKALQEGGVEDMKATHAAWRANPATAGAFTQIQLNVLGYQLMQAGNLEAAVTVFELNVQDYPQAFNPWDSLGEGLMNAGRTQEAIEAYERSLALNPDNQNARDMIARMQGDQ, from the coding sequence ATGAAACACCTGCTACTGGCCGCCCTGATCGGGGCGTCTCTTGCACCCGCGAACGCCCAGGTGGCCCGGGTGGTCACGCTTGCGGACTCACTTGTCGGAGGAGTGGGAGGAATCGCCGTCGACCGCCTTGGCAACGTGTACTCCGCCGACTTCATGGACACCGTCTGGCGCATCCGCCCCGACGGTCGCACGGACCGCTTTGCAACGGGTTTGTACGGGCCCTCGGGGAATTTCTTCGACCCGCAAGGCAATCTGCTGCAGTCCAACTTCTTCGGGAACTACATCAGCAAAATCGCGCGAGACGGAAGCCATGAGGTGTGGGTGGAGAACGGTCTCAATGGGCCCGTAGGCCTTACGCTCGCGGCCGACGGCACGACCTATGTCTGCAACTGCTCCAGCAATTCTATCGCACGGGTCACGGAGGACCGCGTAGCCAAGGAATTTGCCGCCGGGGACCTGTTCCGATGCCCAAACGGGATTACTACCACGCCGGACGGCGACATCTGGGTAGTCAATTTCAGCGACGGCAACGTCATAAGGATCTCCGAAGACGGCGAGGCTCGCGTTCATGCCACGGTTCCGGGGTCTGGCAACGGGCACATCACCTTTGCCCGCGGTGCGCTGTACGTGACCGCATTCCAGAGTCACCGCATTTACCGCGTGAGTTTGGAAGGAGAGGTGGATCTCGTAGCCGGCAGCGCCAACCCGGGAGAGGTGGACGGCCCGCCCGAGCAGGCAAGGTTCATATTCCCGAACGGGATCGCGGTCGCGCCGTCAGGGGATCGCATGTTCGTCAACGACTACATCAACCGTTCGCCGCCGACGCTGGACATCCCTCCCGTGCCGCTCGCGAATGTGCGGCTCATCAAGCTCGCCAACCTCGCCGAGACGATGGCAAAGGCCTTGCAGGAGGGAGGTGTCGAGGACATGAAGGCCACCCACGCTGCCTGGCGGGCGAATCCTGCCACGGCCGGCGCATTCACGCAGATCCAGCTCAACGTGCTGGGCTATCAGCTCATGCAGGCTGGCAATCTTGAGGCGGCCGTTACCGTTTTCGAACTCAACGTGCAGGATTATCCGCAGGCCTTCAATCCGTGGGACAGTCTTGGGGAGGGTCTGATGAATGCCGGGCGTACGCAGGAGGCCATCGAGGCCTATGAAAGGTCGCTCGCGCTGAACCCCGACAATCAGAACGCCCGGGACATGATTGCCCGTATGCAGGGCGATCAGTAG